From a region of the Armatimonas rosea genome:
- a CDS encoding glycoside hydrolase domain-containing protein, with protein sequence MPTLTVFTAPRERPIRRVDTPPSTPSATFTGAARPGEFFVFQIALVASEGGGAVGFVSGALGAIPASAMRCLSLGGIDMRGKAFTKQLTLKPGKTQVLWVGVDVPKSVRGRCAGTVTVTVGAERVPVEIVLTVSGKPLDDHGDSVAANLSRLRWLDSTAGAERTVTKPFLPVQVSGSKIKVLGRQLTLGSEGLPSQIESAFNGSNTKLGKLTPLLAAPMRLEVETASGPLRWSPAGRMSRSLGATETLAQWDSVSQAEGLSLLVTGQLDYTGSGSLTLRLTAHKPTDVRELALVVPLLPERAKLMMGLGKQGGTAPKSWSWKWDTKKHQDALWLGEVNAGLMLRLKGANFRRPLVNIYYGFQPLNLPESWGTGGVTVENGTIRAFTGPRTLAAGESRDFIVDFYLTPFKLLNTEAQWHDRYIHLGGSKSPEPHEKAVAEMDATRGPNVLNVHQATFFSPYINYPYADASFSALQKLTQAAHAKNTRVKVYYTTREITQNMPELIPLHSLSGEVIVAGPGKNAKTLLHPNGPHPWLTENLGEDFIPAWQDKVGGPYAELDLSVITTPDSRWNNFYLEGLKWLCEKADIDGVYIDDAALDSHSLARARRILDTRPKRLIDFHTWNHFNDWAGYGTNLVIYQEFLPYLDRLWIGEGFPARDAAPDYWLTEMSGIPFGMMSEMLDGAHPWRGLLFGETARLPWSGDPRPLWKAFDDYGIQNTELIGFWDDACPVKTSHPDVRATVYQAKDRLLIALASWAKTDVAVTLTLPKTIQTLHAAAIPNFQPEASYRSGELISIPAGKGLFLRAAP encoded by the coding sequence ATGCCAACGCTGACCGTCTTCACCGCCCCCCGCGAGCGCCCGATCCGCCGGGTCGATACGCCGCCGTCCACACCGAGTGCCACGTTCACCGGAGCCGCGCGGCCCGGCGAGTTTTTCGTCTTTCAGATCGCGCTGGTGGCGAGCGAGGGCGGCGGCGCGGTGGGTTTTGTCTCGGGCGCGCTTGGGGCGATTCCCGCAAGTGCGATGCGCTGCCTGAGCCTCGGTGGCATCGACATGCGGGGCAAGGCGTTTACCAAGCAGCTGACACTCAAGCCGGGCAAGACACAGGTGCTCTGGGTCGGGGTGGACGTGCCCAAGTCGGTGCGGGGCCGGTGCGCGGGAACAGTAACCGTCACCGTGGGGGCGGAGCGTGTGCCGGTGGAGATAGTACTCACTGTCAGCGGCAAGCCCCTTGACGACCACGGCGACTCGGTGGCGGCGAATCTCTCCCGCCTGCGCTGGCTGGACTCCACGGCAGGGGCGGAGCGAACCGTTACCAAGCCGTTTCTGCCGGTGCAGGTCTCAGGCTCGAAGATCAAGGTGCTCGGACGGCAGCTGACGCTGGGCAGCGAGGGGCTTCCAAGCCAAATCGAGAGCGCCTTCAACGGCAGCAACACCAAGCTCGGGAAGCTCACGCCGCTCCTCGCCGCCCCGATGCGCTTAGAGGTCGAGACCGCCAGCGGCCCGCTACGCTGGAGCCCGGCGGGGCGCATGAGCCGGAGCCTCGGAGCCACCGAGACCCTGGCACAGTGGGACTCGGTAAGCCAAGCCGAGGGGCTCTCGCTCCTGGTCACGGGCCAGCTCGACTACACCGGCTCGGGCTCGCTGACGCTGCGGCTGACGGCACACAAGCCCACCGACGTGCGGGAGCTCGCGCTGGTCGTCCCGCTGCTCCCCGAGCGGGCCAAGCTGATGATGGGCCTCGGCAAGCAGGGCGGCACCGCGCCCAAGAGCTGGAGCTGGAAGTGGGACACGAAGAAGCACCAGGACGCGCTCTGGCTGGGCGAGGTCAATGCGGGGCTGATGCTACGTCTCAAGGGGGCAAACTTCCGCCGCCCGCTGGTCAATATCTACTACGGCTTCCAGCCGCTGAACTTGCCCGAGAGCTGGGGCACCGGCGGGGTCACTGTCGAGAACGGGACGATCCGCGCCTTCACCGGCCCACGCACCCTCGCGGCAGGTGAGAGCAGGGATTTCATCGTGGACTTCTATCTCACTCCCTTTAAGCTCCTCAACACCGAGGCGCAGTGGCACGACCGCTACATCCACCTCGGCGGCTCCAAGTCCCCCGAGCCGCACGAGAAAGCGGTCGCGGAGATGGACGCCACACGCGGCCCGAATGTCCTCAATGTGCACCAGGCGACCTTTTTCTCCCCCTACATCAACTACCCCTACGCCGACGCATCGTTTAGCGCCCTGCAGAAACTCACCCAGGCGGCGCATGCGAAGAACACCCGGGTGAAGGTCTACTACACCACCCGCGAGATCACGCAGAACATGCCCGAGCTGATCCCGCTGCACAGCCTCAGCGGCGAGGTGATTGTCGCCGGGCCAGGCAAGAACGCCAAGACCCTGCTCCATCCCAACGGCCCCCACCCCTGGCTGACGGAGAACCTGGGGGAGGACTTTATCCCCGCCTGGCAAGACAAGGTCGGTGGCCCCTACGCCGAGCTGGACCTCTCGGTCATCACGACCCCGGACTCGCGCTGGAACAACTTCTATCTGGAGGGCCTCAAGTGGCTCTGCGAGAAGGCGGATATCGACGGGGTCTATATCGACGATGCCGCGCTCGATTCCCACAGCCTCGCCCGCGCCCGGCGGATTCTGGATACGCGCCCCAAGCGCCTGATCGACTTCCACACCTGGAACCACTTCAACGACTGGGCGGGCTACGGCACCAACCTGGTGATCTACCAGGAGTTCCTGCCCTACCTCGACCGCCTCTGGATCGGGGAGGGCTTCCCCGCCCGCGACGCCGCCCCAGACTACTGGCTCACAGAAATGAGCGGGATTCCCTTTGGCATGATGTCGGAGATGCTCGACGGTGCCCATCCCTGGCGCGGCCTGCTCTTTGGCGAGACCGCCCGCCTCCCCTGGTCCGGCGATCCCCGCCCGCTCTGGAAAGCCTTCGATGACTACGGCATCCAAAACACCGAGCTGATCGGCTTCTGGGACGACGCTTGCCCCGTCAAGACCAGCCACCCCGATGTCCGCGCAACCGTCTACCAAGCCAAAGATCGCCTGCTCATCGCCCTGGCCAGCTGGGCAAAAACCGATGTCGCCGTCACGCTCACGCTCCCCAAGACCATCCAAACCCTCCACGCGGCCGCCATCCCGAACTTCCAGCCCGAGGCAAGTTATCGGTCAGGAGAGCTGATCTCGATTCCCGCCGGGAAGGGGCTGTTTCTGCGCGCCGCCCCATGA
- a CDS encoding PHP domain-containing protein yields the protein MTNYEIARRFEAIADILEIQGENPFKVRAYRVAAETIDDLEDDLATIHAHGKLRELPGFGEAIASKTADFLASGTTAIWERIKDSVPTGVVKMASVPGVGPRTAKALWEALEVTSVEALEAACREQRVRAVAGFGAAKETKLLEKIEAWKRLNEKMPRRWALPLAEKLAAELRKIEGVERVEIAGELRRGCESVEKIILCVFAPEFGIELPALPERVECIVVAGKGTYGWGDTELLATGPEAFTQTLTDMTDVDDLEIASDEGLAFAFANVPFIEPELRDWPDVIELAKAGKLPKLITEADFKGQLHEHTTWSDGTASIREMAEAALERGYEYLAITDHSPLLAIANGLSRERVLAQLDEIESLRPEFAARGLAILSGLEVDILKDGTLDMDDDVLAKLDIVVASVHMRYKEDEAAMTQRICTALASPHVDILGHPTGRIMGQREGYPLDIDAVIAAAAKHKKALEINASPERMDLCDEHVKKAKAAGVKIAINCDAHSTKSLGNLSWGLCIARRAGLEASDVLNCWDLATLRGWLG from the coding sequence ATGACCAACTACGAGATCGCGCGGCGCTTCGAGGCCATCGCGGATATTTTGGAGATCCAGGGCGAGAACCCGTTCAAAGTGCGCGCCTACCGCGTCGCGGCGGAGACGATTGACGATCTAGAAGACGACCTCGCGACCATCCACGCCCACGGCAAGCTGCGCGAGCTTCCCGGCTTTGGTGAGGCCATCGCCAGCAAGACCGCCGATTTTCTGGCATCGGGCACCACCGCGATCTGGGAGCGCATCAAGGACTCGGTGCCGACGGGCGTCGTGAAAATGGCGAGTGTTCCCGGAGTCGGCCCGCGCACCGCCAAAGCGCTCTGGGAGGCGCTGGAGGTCACGAGTGTCGAGGCGCTCGAAGCCGCCTGCCGCGAGCAACGCGTCCGAGCCGTCGCCGGGTTTGGAGCGGCCAAAGAGACAAAGCTGCTGGAGAAAATCGAAGCCTGGAAGCGCCTCAACGAGAAGATGCCGCGCCGCTGGGCCTTGCCACTGGCTGAAAAGCTTGCGGCTGAGCTACGGAAGATCGAAGGCGTTGAGCGGGTTGAGATCGCCGGAGAGCTACGGCGCGGTTGTGAAAGCGTCGAAAAAATTATTCTTTGTGTGTTTGCTCCTGAGTTTGGTATTGAATTACCGGCGTTACCGGAGCGTGTTGAGTGTATTGTTGTCGCAGGAAAAGGGACTTATGGTTGGGGGGATACTGAGTTATTGGCTACTGGACCAGAGGCGTTTACTCAGACTCTCACTGATATGACAGATGTAGACGACCTAGAAATTGCATCTGACGAAGGACTCGCATTTGCATTTGCCAATGTTCCTTTTATCGAGCCGGAGCTTCGGGACTGGCCGGATGTCATTGAGCTTGCCAAGGCGGGCAAGCTGCCTAAGCTCATCACGGAGGCGGATTTTAAGGGCCAGCTTCACGAGCACACGACCTGGTCGGATGGGACGGCGTCGATTCGCGAGATGGCGGAGGCGGCGCTGGAGCGGGGCTACGAATATCTCGCGATCACCGACCACTCACCGCTGCTGGCGATTGCCAATGGGCTGAGCCGGGAGCGCGTGCTGGCGCAGCTCGACGAGATCGAGAGCCTGCGCCCGGAGTTTGCGGCGCGGGGGCTGGCGATTCTCTCGGGGCTGGAGGTGGATATCCTCAAAGACGGGACGCTGGACATGGACGACGACGTTCTCGCGAAGCTGGATATTGTCGTGGCGAGTGTCCACATGCGCTACAAAGAAGACGAGGCGGCGATGACGCAGCGTATCTGCACGGCGCTTGCCAGCCCGCACGTGGACATTCTCGGGCACCCGACCGGGCGGATCATGGGCCAGCGCGAGGGCTATCCGCTGGATATCGACGCCGTGATCGCGGCGGCGGCGAAGCATAAGAAAGCGCTGGAGATCAACGCGTCGCCCGAGCGTATGGACCTGTGCGACGAGCACGTGAAGAAGGCCAAGGCGGCGGGGGTGAAGATCGCGATCAACTGCGACGCGCACTCGACAAAATCGCTGGGGAATCTCTCGTGGGGGCTGTGTATCGCCCGCCGGGCGGGGCTGGAAGCAAGCGACGTGCTCAACTGCTGGGACTTGGCGACACTGCGAGGGTGGCTGGGGTAG
- a CDS encoding acyl-CoA thioesterase, which yields MSMKPQRQITLRFLAEPTDVNFGGKVHGGAVMKWIDQAGYACAVGWSAHYCVTAYVGGIRFERPVLIGHVVEVDAKVIYTGRTSMHLAVDVSAGDPRSGTVSPTTHCLMVFVAVDDSGKPVAVPSWTPETDEDRTLERYATRMMELRQQIANEVQGLKVPA from the coding sequence ATGTCTATGAAACCTCAACGGCAGATAACCCTGCGCTTCCTCGCGGAGCCCACCGATGTGAACTTCGGCGGGAAGGTCCACGGGGGCGCGGTGATGAAGTGGATCGACCAGGCGGGCTATGCCTGCGCCGTGGGCTGGAGCGCCCACTACTGTGTGACGGCCTATGTCGGGGGGATTCGCTTCGAGCGCCCCGTGCTGATCGGCCACGTGGTCGAAGTAGACGCCAAGGTGATCTACACGGGCCGCACCAGCATGCACCTGGCAGTCGATGTCTCGGCGGGCGACCCACGCTCGGGCACTGTCTCCCCCACCACCCACTGCCTCATGGTCTTCGTGGCCGTGGACGATAGCGGAAAGCCCGTCGCCGTGCCCTCCTGGACCCCCGAGACCGACGAAGACCGCACGCTGGAGCGCTACGCCACCCGCATGATGGAGCTGCGCCAACAGATCGCCAATGAGGTTCAGGGCCTGAAAGTCCCTGCCTAG
- a CDS encoding bpX6 domain-containing protein produces the protein MTPKQLVHRGTVTAAALLFETAVLGEDEAQRRILALWEPGVRVSQTEDGALLVILARPKALIAETAPGLPLVRERGHLLGLPLTKAACEALAPPPESLIFAERGRVVVVALAELTPVEPADWLALETLAVIPTQPLVPPPPVVTTAILEALPPLKATPLVTPNPALTAQKSSLLDALNQPPSQTPRPRRLLEDLSPLEQARWRLTWWFRDLRKSVSNATTDRLRETIREQVFSPGQLEAISRQNAEYLSQMLALFEQGKWHEALQHAIPLGKPGENDDTPTGIGVLRPRSELAIRPTPTRADSSLPWTGLHDGFKQLYREAVERLKNEGRFDEAAYVLAELLREDEEAVSFLERHGQLRLAAELAEARKLPPSLIVRQWWLAGEKERAIALARRHQCFSEVIFRLEQSSQRAAAETLRVEWAQLHAEWGDYARAVATVDPVEAARPLAKRWAELGATQGGVGGAQLLARLLLWSESAEESEPWQEQARALLKAPGAARERETLLTVLFTRTTQPAAPALIPLLRLGLRAALADHGSGSVTLPANTATTWARKAQLPALEADLPSLTPKPPTPLLDRTEPLEIRIEGGDTGTVPIVDAAALPDGRTLAALGEAGVLLLSHEGRILHRFELPATSLVVGRTGARAVALAHRDESQRVHVLDLGTRKVTDWGELSLLCWESELHDGLWRVARNGQLLELDTLAPQPKALTTIETGDPVLALGPDRSVLSLSTQTSEPFLWNDARPTLRRALPFQGGTFDFFHDSFFWLETESDAMSLFGDEVVVLHAQVGALERSCVLGEPGDTPVGLAVVSLGRAALTLSALRDPLGITVLGTHSVSGDFKVPQLQLRLSGAERVRLRATPDALTVADSQGRLLVIHPTTGQLVRDLRVRL, from the coding sequence ATGACCCCCAAGCAGCTTGTCCACCGTGGCACGGTCACCGCCGCAGCGCTTCTCTTCGAGACGGCCGTCCTGGGCGAGGACGAGGCACAGCGGCGGATTCTGGCGCTCTGGGAGCCGGGCGTGCGGGTCAGCCAGACGGAAGACGGGGCGCTCCTGGTGATCCTGGCCAGGCCGAAGGCGCTCATCGCAGAGACCGCGCCGGGGCTACCGCTGGTGCGCGAGCGTGGCCACTTGCTGGGCCTGCCCCTCACCAAGGCGGCGTGCGAGGCGCTCGCCCCGCCTCCCGAGAGCCTGATCTTCGCCGAGCGCGGGCGGGTCGTGGTCGTGGCCCTCGCGGAGCTTACCCCTGTGGAGCCCGCGGACTGGCTGGCGCTAGAGACGCTCGCCGTGATCCCGACACAGCCGCTCGTGCCCCCGCCCCCCGTGGTCACCACCGCCATCCTTGAGGCGCTTCCCCCACTCAAGGCCACGCCGCTGGTCACCCCCAACCCCGCCCTCACGGCCCAGAAATCGTCGCTGCTGGACGCCCTCAACCAGCCGCCGTCGCAGACACCACGCCCGCGCCGCCTCCTGGAGGACCTCTCCCCGCTGGAGCAGGCACGCTGGCGCCTGACCTGGTGGTTCCGCGACCTGCGCAAGTCGGTGAGCAACGCGACGACCGACCGCCTGCGGGAGACCATCCGGGAGCAGGTCTTCTCCCCCGGCCAGCTTGAGGCGATCTCCCGCCAGAACGCCGAGTACCTCAGCCAGATGCTAGCGCTCTTTGAGCAGGGCAAGTGGCACGAGGCCCTCCAGCACGCCATCCCCCTGGGCAAGCCGGGCGAGAACGACGACACCCCGACGGGCATCGGGGTGCTCCGCCCCCGCTCCGAGCTGGCGATCCGCCCCACTCCTACCCGCGCGGACTCGTCGCTGCCCTGGACCGGCCTGCACGATGGCTTCAAGCAGCTCTACCGGGAGGCGGTCGAGCGGCTCAAGAACGAGGGGCGCTTCGATGAGGCGGCCTATGTTCTTGCGGAGCTTCTCCGGGAAGACGAAGAAGCGGTCTCGTTTCTCGAGCGCCACGGCCAGCTCCGCCTCGCCGCCGAGCTGGCAGAGGCACGCAAGCTTCCGCCGTCGCTGATCGTCCGGCAGTGGTGGCTGGCCGGCGAGAAGGAGCGCGCGATTGCTCTGGCACGACGCCACCAGTGCTTTTCGGAGGTGATCTTCCGCCTGGAGCAGAGCAGCCAGCGCGCCGCGGCGGAGACGCTTCGGGTGGAGTGGGCCCAGCTCCACGCCGAGTGGGGCGACTACGCCCGCGCCGTGGCCACGGTGGACCCCGTTGAGGCCGCGCGCCCACTCGCCAAGCGCTGGGCCGAGCTCGGCGCGACACAGGGCGGGGTTGGGGGGGCGCAGCTCCTCGCCCGTTTACTGCTCTGGAGCGAGAGCGCCGAGGAGTCCGAGCCCTGGCAGGAGCAGGCACGCGCCCTGCTCAAGGCCCCCGGTGCCGCCCGAGAGCGGGAGACCCTGCTCACGGTCCTCTTCACGCGCACCACCCAGCCCGCCGCCCCTGCCCTGATTCCCCTCCTGCGCCTCGGGCTACGCGCCGCCCTCGCCGACCATGGGAGCGGGAGCGTGACTCTTCCTGCCAACACCGCCACGACCTGGGCGCGCAAGGCGCAGCTCCCGGCGCTGGAGGCCGACCTCCCGAGCCTCACTCCCAAGCCCCCCACGCCGCTTCTCGACCGCACCGAGCCCCTTGAGATCCGTATCGAGGGCGGCGACACGGGCACTGTCCCGATTGTCGATGCCGCCGCGCTCCCCGACGGCCGCACGCTCGCGGCACTGGGCGAGGCGGGGGTCTTGCTCCTGAGCCACGAGGGGCGCATCCTGCACCGCTTCGAGCTCCCGGCGACCTCGCTGGTGGTGGGTCGGACCGGCGCACGCGCGGTCGCGCTGGCCCACCGCGACGAGAGCCAGCGGGTGCATGTGCTGGACCTGGGAACCCGCAAGGTCACCGACTGGGGCGAGCTCTCGCTGCTCTGCTGGGAATCCGAGCTCCACGATGGCCTCTGGCGGGTCGCACGCAACGGTCAGCTATTAGAGCTCGACACGCTTGCCCCCCAGCCCAAGGCGCTCACGACGATCGAGACCGGCGACCCCGTGCTCGCCCTTGGCCCGGATCGGAGTGTCCTGAGCCTGAGCACCCAGACCAGCGAGCCCTTCCTCTGGAACGACGCCCGCCCCACGCTGCGGCGCGCCCTGCCCTTCCAAGGCGGCACCTTTGACTTCTTCCACGACAGCTTCTTCTGGCTGGAGACGGAGTCCGATGCGATGAGCCTCTTTGGCGACGAGGTGGTGGTTCTCCATGCCCAGGTTGGTGCTCTAGAGCGTAGCTGTGTCCTTGGGGAGCCCGGCGACACACCCGTGGGGCTGGCCGTTGTCTCGCTGGGACGCGCGGCCCTCACCCTCAGCGCCCTCCGGGACCCGCTGGGGATCACGGTGCTGGGAACCCACAGTGTGTCGGGAGACTTCAAGGTGCCACAGCTCCAGCTCCGGCTCTCGGGGGCGGAGCGGGTGCGCCTGCGGGCCACCCCCGATGCCCTGACGGTCGCGGACTCCCAGGGCCGACTTCTCGTGATTCATCCCACCACCGGCCAGCTCGTGCGCGATCTGCGGGTTCGGCTGTAA
- a CDS encoding AAA family ATPase, which produces MEIARTEAAARLRAAVESAAGGLIEREAVAEAIALCAVAGEHLLLIGPPGTAKSEAARRMAQTIGGSYFEYLLGRFTEPSELFGPIDLRRLREGIVETETRGMLPEAELAFLDEIFLGSTAILNTLLGILNERRFRRGSTQLTVPLRLCIGASNALPDEGALAAFADRFLVRLFLDPVGDPLLEDLLEQGWNRQSSASAPLASLADLDLLSAACRQVELASVRPTLAQALRTLRQAGITLSDRRAVRTQHLIAAAATLAGRTEATPADLWPLVYAVPTWEEQALAREALRPLLVATENAALPHAAEEASLGPLARAQRLSGGIKKLLAAPPDEPAALAAWKLRLEGALREIDASFAPERLPTDLAQLRQKLIEWVRV; this is translated from the coding sequence ATGGAGATAGCACGGACAGAAGCGGCGGCCCGGCTCCGGGCGGCGGTGGAGAGCGCGGCGGGCGGGCTCATCGAGCGCGAGGCAGTGGCGGAGGCGATTGCGCTCTGCGCGGTGGCGGGGGAGCACTTATTGCTCATCGGGCCACCCGGAACCGCCAAGTCAGAGGCGGCGCGGCGCATGGCACAGACAATCGGGGGAAGCTACTTTGAGTACCTGCTCGGGCGCTTCACCGAGCCCAGTGAGCTCTTTGGCCCCATCGACCTGCGACGCCTGCGCGAGGGGATTGTCGAGACCGAGACCCGCGGGATGCTCCCCGAGGCGGAGCTGGCCTTTCTCGATGAGATCTTCCTCGGCTCGACCGCGATCCTCAACACGCTCCTGGGCATCCTCAACGAGCGGCGCTTCCGGCGGGGAAGCACGCAGCTTACGGTGCCGCTCCGGCTCTGTATCGGGGCGTCCAACGCCCTCCCCGACGAAGGCGCGCTGGCGGCGTTTGCGGACCGCTTTCTCGTCCGGCTCTTTCTCGATCCCGTGGGCGACCCGCTCCTGGAGGACTTGCTGGAGCAGGGCTGGAACCGACAGAGCAGCGCGAGTGCGCCCCTGGCCTCCCTCGCCGACCTGGACCTGCTGAGCGCGGCGTGCCGCCAGGTCGAGCTGGCCTCCGTACGTCCCACGCTGGCCCAGGCGCTTCGGACGCTACGGCAAGCGGGCATCACCCTCAGCGACCGACGGGCCGTTCGCACCCAGCACCTGATCGCTGCCGCCGCGACCCTGGCTGGACGCACCGAGGCCACCCCCGCCGATCTCTGGCCGCTGGTCTATGCCGTGCCGACGTGGGAGGAGCAGGCGCTCGCGCGGGAGGCACTGCGCCCCCTGCTGGTTGCAACAGAGAACGCGGCGCTTCCCCACGCCGCGGAGGAGGCATCGCTCGGGCCGCTGGCGCGGGCGCAGCGGCTCTCGGGGGGCATTAAGAAGCTGCTCGCCGCCCCACCCGACGAGCCCGCGGCCCTCGCGGCTTGGAAGCTCCGCCTGGAGGGAGCGCTCCGGGAGATCGACGCCAGCTTCGCCCCCGAGCGCCTCCCCACCGACCTGGCTCAGCTCCGCCAGAAGCTGATCGAGTGGGTACGGGTGTGA
- a CDS encoding fasciclin domain-containing protein: MGTAFRYRLLRVLVASAIVGSVGGWAFKRPMVAYACDGYGDCSYSNNTPKALQKVGVGLAAGYTVLDVYRVLKHSTPSATAAGSILKRTQSLPSEFSEVAKLLKNAAPAENYDTDGPYTVLWPTDTALREALGAERVAFLQSPAGQSAAQALLKQWTLPWRYTLAQLRTLKTVRNLAGEPLSVTLDGDTLRVGGATLALSEYPTSNGWILPVSRLVAEE, translated from the coding sequence ATGGGTACCGCGTTCCGTTATCGTCTCTTGCGGGTTCTCGTTGCAAGCGCAATCGTGGGAAGTGTTGGCGGCTGGGCCTTTAAGCGCCCCATGGTTGCCTATGCCTGCGATGGCTATGGGGACTGTAGCTACTCGAACAACACTCCGAAAGCACTCCAGAAGGTCGGGGTTGGTCTGGCGGCGGGCTACACGGTGCTGGATGTCTACCGCGTCCTCAAGCATAGCACACCGTCCGCGACCGCAGCGGGGTCGATCTTAAAGCGCACCCAGAGCCTGCCTTCAGAGTTTAGTGAAGTCGCAAAGCTGCTGAAGAATGCGGCACCTGCCGAAAACTACGACACCGATGGCCCCTACACCGTGCTCTGGCCGACCGATACGGCGCTACGAGAGGCACTAGGGGCAGAGCGCGTTGCGTTTTTACAGAGCCCTGCAGGTCAGAGCGCGGCGCAGGCACTGCTGAAACAGTGGACCCTCCCCTGGCGCTACACCCTCGCGCAGCTCCGCACCCTCAAGACCGTGCGCAACCTCGCGGGGGAGCCGCTGTCGGTTACCCTAGACGGCGATACCCTGCGGGTTGGGGGGGCAACCCTCGCCCTGAGTGAGTACCCCACAAGCAATGGCTGGATCCTGCCCGTGAGCAGACTGGTCGCGGAAGAGTAA
- a CDS encoding glutathionylspermidine synthase family protein, whose translation MASPTTYTEQRRAFFARFPDFWSDVEGEEYALLQTHTLRLDDHAALQQAARAIYPIFVRTAALVRTLDDATLLQLGLPQETLAVVRQVTPGVSDVPFGRLDLILGPDGHFKLIEFNTDTPAFTRECFEINGKVCAHFGLPDPNAGETERLLAVVSRTLGASLAHLQTHEARPLVVGSSLDGHVEDWGTTEFICELLRKVPGIDVRHIPISQLGLTDDALVDSADGRPIALLYRLYPLEWFVQDRDAQGNAPGAQLLALVERRCVALLNPPGAFLWQSKALQALIWGLYEQGSFFDSAERETIATYFLPTYLDPAFAGERHIVKPFYGREGHSVRLHGPDGAVETAGGLGLYDDQPMLWQKYVPMPTVAVTTEAGEKTLSLLHSIFVLDGEPSAVGLRVSGPVTDDDSLFLPVALGTELG comes from the coding sequence GTGGCTAGCCCGACAACCTACACCGAACAGCGCCGCGCCTTCTTCGCCCGCTTCCCAGACTTCTGGAGCGATGTCGAGGGGGAGGAGTATGCTCTGCTCCAGACCCACACGCTCCGCCTCGACGACCATGCAGCGCTCCAGCAGGCCGCCCGGGCGATCTACCCGATCTTTGTCCGAACGGCGGCTCTGGTACGCACCCTCGACGATGCGACACTCTTGCAGCTTGGGCTCCCGCAGGAGACCCTCGCCGTGGTGCGCCAAGTAACTCCGGGAGTCAGTGATGTCCCCTTTGGGCGGCTCGATCTGATCCTAGGCCCCGACGGTCACTTCAAGCTGATTGAGTTCAACACCGATACCCCCGCCTTTACTCGGGAGTGCTTCGAGATCAATGGCAAGGTCTGCGCTCACTTCGGGCTGCCCGACCCCAATGCGGGCGAGACCGAGCGTCTGCTGGCGGTTGTCAGCCGGACACTCGGGGCGAGCCTGGCACACCTGCAAACCCACGAGGCGCGCCCGCTGGTTGTGGGCTCGTCGCTGGACGGCCATGTCGAGGACTGGGGGACGACCGAGTTTATCTGCGAGCTCCTCCGCAAGGTTCCCGGTATCGATGTCCGCCACATCCCCATCAGCCAGCTCGGGCTCACCGACGATGCGCTGGTAGACTCTGCCGACGGGCGGCCTATCGCGCTGCTCTACCGACTCTACCCGCTGGAGTGGTTTGTGCAGGACCGCGACGCGCAGGGCAATGCCCCCGGCGCCCAGCTCCTCGCGCTGGTGGAGCGGCGCTGTGTCGCGCTTCTCAACCCGCCCGGTGCCTTTCTCTGGCAGAGCAAGGCGCTCCAAGCCCTGATCTGGGGCCTCTACGAGCAGGGGAGCTTCTTCGACTCCGCCGAGCGGGAGACCATCGCGACCTACTTCCTACCGACCTACCTCGACCCCGCCTTTGCCGGAGAGCGGCATATCGTCAAGCCGTTCTACGGCCGCGAGGGGCACTCGGTGCGGCTACACGGCCCGGACGGCGCGGTGGAGACTGCGGGGGGCCTCGGCCTCTACGACGACCAGCCGATGCTCTGGCAGAAGTATGTCCCGATGCCCACGGTGGCGGTCACCACGGAGGCGGGGGAGAAGACCCTCTCGCTCCTGCACTCGATCTTTGTCCTCGACGGTGAGCCGAGCGCGGTGGGCCTGCGGGTGAGTGGGCCGGTCACCGACGACGACTCGCTTTTTCTGCCGGTTGCATTGGGCACGGAATTGGGGTAA